A single region of the Rhizobium sp. NLR16a genome encodes:
- a CDS encoding metalloregulator ArsR/SmtB family transcription factor — MKEGPDIAQIGALIGDPARANMLAALTGGRALTATELAGVGGITLQTASAHLAKLEAGGLLSQRKQGRHRYFTLADEAAARLIESMMGFAAGRGHLRHQPGPKEPALRKARICYDHLAGDYGVRMLDSLIASGAIEAVGEGLALTEKGESDLARIGIDVGNLKSSRRPLCRSCLDWSERRAHLAGSLGKALLSSFLDRGWARRTAESRSILFTPEGDRQFLLLFPAG; from the coding sequence ATGAAGGAAGGACCAGACATTGCCCAGATCGGCGCGCTGATCGGCGATCCTGCGCGGGCCAACATGCTGGCGGCGCTGACCGGTGGGCGGGCGCTGACGGCGACCGAGCTTGCCGGCGTTGGCGGCATCACGCTGCAGACGGCAAGCGCGCATCTGGCCAAACTCGAAGCCGGCGGGCTGCTGAGCCAGCGCAAGCAGGGGCGCCACCGCTATTTCACGCTGGCCGACGAGGCCGCCGCCCGGCTGATCGAAAGCATGATGGGTTTTGCCGCCGGGCGCGGGCATCTGCGCCACCAGCCAGGGCCGAAGGAGCCGGCGCTGCGCAAGGCGCGCATCTGCTACGATCATCTGGCCGGCGATTATGGCGTGCGCATGCTCGACAGCCTGATTGCATCAGGCGCGATCGAGGCGGTCGGAGAGGGTCTGGCGCTGACGGAAAAGGGCGAGAGCGATCTCGCCCGCATCGGCATCGACGTCGGCAATCTCAAATCCTCGCGCCGCCCGCTCTGCCGCTCCTGCCTCGACTGGAGCGAAAGACGAGCGCATCTGGCGGGCAGCCTCGGCAAGGCGCTGCTGTCGAGCTTCCTTGACAGGGGCTGGGCGAGGCGCACCGCCGAAAGCCGCTCGATCCTCTTTACACCGGAAGGCGACCGGCAATTTCTATTGCTTTTTCCGGCTGGATAG
- a CDS encoding glutathione S-transferase family protein — protein MTITITAFERSPDRGRGLARDMRVRWALEEAGQPYEVRLVTFETMKQPAHLARQPFGQIPTYEEGDLTLFESGAIVLHIAERHGDGLLPGDSNGRARAIAWMFAALNTVETPIFEHSLARILERDEPWYEKRLRSLESSIRKRLDSLSAHLGDADWLDGAFSAGDLLMVSVLLRLKSSNILDDYPSLAAYVARAEARPAYQRAFAAQLAVFQAASGG, from the coding sequence ATGACGATCACCATTACCGCCTTTGAACGTTCGCCTGATCGGGGCCGGGGTCTCGCGCGCGACATGCGGGTTCGCTGGGCGCTCGAGGAAGCCGGCCAACCCTATGAGGTTCGCCTCGTCACGTTCGAGACGATGAAGCAGCCGGCGCATCTGGCGCGTCAGCCTTTCGGGCAGATCCCGACCTATGAGGAAGGCGATCTTACCCTGTTCGAATCAGGCGCGATCGTCCTGCATATCGCCGAGCGTCATGGCGATGGCTTGTTGCCTGGGGATAGCAATGGCCGGGCGCGGGCGATCGCCTGGATGTTTGCCGCGCTCAATACGGTGGAGACGCCGATCTTCGAGCACAGCCTCGCCAGGATCCTGGAGCGCGACGAACCCTGGTACGAAAAGCGCCTGCGTTCCCTCGAGAGCAGCATCCGCAAACGACTGGACAGCCTTTCTGCCCATCTCGGCGATGCCGACTGGCTCGACGGCGCCTTCAGCGCCGGTGACCTGCTGATGGTCTCGGTACTGCTGCGGCTGAAGTCGTCAAACATACTGGACGATTATCCCAGCCTTGCAGCCTATGTCGCCCGCGCCGAAGCACGGCCGGCCTATCAGCGCGCCTTCGCCGCGCAGCTGGCGGTCTTCCAGGCTGCATCGGGCGGCTGA
- the mutY gene encoding A/G-specific adenine glycosylase translates to MTTTTLDTPSAKPLLDWYDRHHRDLPWRVSPGMAARGVRADPYRVWLSEVMLQQTTVQAVKPYFEKFLERWPEVSDLAAAENEAVMAAWAGLGYYARARNLKKCAEAVAREHGGVFPDTEEGLKSLPGIGDYTAAAVAAIAFNRRAAVMDGNVERVISRLYAIETPLPGAKPLMKAKVALLTPAARPGDFAQAMMDLGATICTPKRPACSLCPFRDACQALKLSDPELFPVKGAKKDKPVRQGAAFIAVTAEGEILLRRRADSGLLGGMTEVPTTGWTARIDGETSVTAAPFEAAWQSCGTVIHVFTHFELRLSIWRAAIAAKPKPNAGVDDGWWEPVTNLEAQALPTVMKKAIAAAIPLAFKTSRA, encoded by the coding sequence ATGACGACCACGACACTCGACACGCCCTCGGCAAAGCCCCTCCTCGACTGGTACGACCGCCATCACCGCGACCTGCCCTGGCGCGTTTCGCCCGGCATGGCGGCGCGCGGCGTCCGCGCCGATCCCTATCGCGTCTGGCTGTCCGAAGTGATGCTGCAGCAGACGACGGTGCAGGCGGTCAAACCCTATTTCGAGAAGTTTCTCGAGCGCTGGCCCGAAGTCTCCGATCTTGCCGCAGCCGAAAACGAGGCGGTCATGGCCGCCTGGGCGGGGCTCGGCTATTATGCGCGGGCCCGCAATCTGAAGAAATGCGCCGAAGCGGTAGCTAGGGAACATGGCGGCGTCTTTCCCGACACCGAAGAGGGACTGAAATCGCTTCCCGGCATCGGCGATTATACCGCTGCCGCCGTCGCCGCCATTGCTTTCAATCGGCGGGCCGCCGTCATGGACGGCAATGTCGAGCGGGTGATTTCAAGGCTTTATGCCATCGAAACACCGCTGCCGGGCGCCAAGCCGCTGATGAAGGCGAAGGTGGCGCTGCTGACGCCAGCGGCTCGGCCCGGTGATTTCGCCCAGGCGATGATGGATCTCGGGGCGACGATCTGCACGCCGAAGCGGCCGGCCTGTTCGCTCTGTCCGTTTCGCGATGCCTGCCAGGCGCTGAAGCTTTCCGATCCCGAGCTCTTTCCGGTCAAGGGGGCGAAGAAGGACAAGCCGGTTCGCCAGGGCGCGGCCTTCATCGCGGTGACCGCAGAGGGCGAGATCCTGCTCAGGCGGCGGGCCGATAGCGGCCTGCTCGGCGGCATGACCGAGGTGCCGACGACGGGCTGGACGGCGCGCATCGACGGCGAGACCTCCGTCACCGCCGCCCCCTTCGAGGCGGCCTGGCAATCCTGCGGCACCGTCATCCATGTCTTCACCCATTTCGAACTCCGGCTGTCGATCTGGCGGGCGGCGATCGCTGCAAAGCCGAAGCCGAATGCTGGCGTGGATGACGGATGGTGGGAACCGGTTACAAATCTTGAAGCGCAGGCCTTGCCGACCGTCATGAAAAAAGCGATCGCAGCGGCTATTCCTCTCGCGTTCAAAACATCCAGGGCATAA
- a CDS encoding DUF6290 family protein encodes MLALRLPPEIEARLDELARRTGRSKSFYARQAILEHLDDLEDVYLAEKRLEELRRGESDTVPLAELMARHGLEN; translated from the coding sequence ATGTTGGCCTTGCGGTTGCCACCTGAAATCGAAGCACGCCTCGATGAGCTTGCCAGGCGCACGGGCCGCAGCAAGAGCTTCTACGCGCGTCAAGCCATTCTCGAACATCTCGATGATCTCGAGGATGTCTATCTCGCCGAAAAGCGCCTCGAAGAGCTTCGCCGAGGTGAGAGCGATACAGTGCCGCTGGCCGAGCTGATGGCACGTCATGGCTTGGAGAATTGA
- a CDS encoding nuclear transport factor 2 family protein: MAFDPAEEIERFHAAINALDFPAIEDYFAEDATYVSNGVGSLSGRPEIMAAFRRYFDDYPDQTAENSLVESLTPLSGRAVWSLSATHSRTGKPLLREGEETITFNEDGRITRVEVTDYRQF; encoded by the coding sequence ATGGCCTTCGACCCGGCAGAGGAAATCGAACGCTTCCACGCCGCCATCAACGCGCTGGATTTTCCGGCGATCGAGGACTATTTCGCCGAGGACGCGACCTATGTCTCGAACGGCGTCGGCAGCCTCTCGGGGCGACCAGAGATCATGGCTGCCTTCCGGCGCTATTTCGACGATTATCCCGATCAGACGGCGGAGAATTCGCTGGTGGAAAGCCTGACGCCCCTCTCCGGCCGCGCGGTCTGGTCGCTCAGCGCCACCCACAGCCGGACCGGCAAACCGCTGCTGCGCGAGGGCGAGGAAACGATCACCTTCAATGAAGATGGCCGCATCACGCGGGTCGAAGTCACCGACTATCGCCAGTTCTGA
- a CDS encoding DUF721 domain-containing protein, with amino-acid sequence MSYPRKDVKQISELANGLIDPVLARRAGINTALLGSWSEIAGEDFADCTRPEKIAWARGGGDDGSFRPGVLTIACEGARALFLTHAQGELIQRINSFFGFAAVHQIRIVQKPVSQAVRRSRPPAPLKGEAARKLEGMMEGIEGDKLRQAIQRLGTAVMGKRGRGR; translated from the coding sequence ATGAGTTATCCACGCAAAGATGTGAAGCAGATTTCCGAACTGGCGAACGGGCTGATCGATCCGGTCCTGGCGCGCCGCGCCGGCATCAACACGGCGCTACTCGGCTCGTGGAGCGAAATCGCCGGCGAGGATTTCGCCGATTGCACCCGGCCGGAAAAGATCGCCTGGGCCCGCGGCGGCGGCGATGACGGCAGCTTCCGCCCCGGCGTGCTGACGATCGCCTGCGAAGGCGCGCGCGCGCTCTTCCTCACCCATGCCCAGGGCGAACTTATCCAGCGCATCAACAGCTTCTTCGGCTTCGCCGCCGTCCACCAGATCCGCATCGTCCAGAAGCCGGTGTCGCAAGCCGTCCGCCGCTCCCGCCCGCCCGCGCCGCTGAAGGGCGAGGCCGCGCGCAAGCTCGAAGGCATGATGGAGGGCATCGAGGGCGACAAGCTGCGTCAGGCGATCCAGCGCTTGGGAACTGCGGTGATGGGCAAGCGGGGAAGAGGGCGCTGA
- a CDS encoding antibiotic biosynthesis monooxygenase — protein MIAVIFEVVPYMGERHKYLDLAGELRAELETIDGFISIERFESLTNRGKLLSLSFFRDEAAVKEWRNREAHRSAQQAGRGGIFADYRLRIASVLRDYGMFERGEAPADSRRVHDAV, from the coding sequence ATGATCGCCGTCATCTTCGAAGTCGTGCCCTATATGGGCGAGCGCCACAAATATCTCGATCTCGCCGGCGAGCTGCGTGCCGAACTCGAAACCATCGACGGCTTCATCTCGATCGAACGTTTCGAAAGCCTGACCAACCGCGGCAAGCTGCTGTCGCTCTCCTTCTTCCGCGACGAGGCGGCGGTGAAGGAATGGCGCAACCGTGAGGCCCATCGGTCCGCCCAGCAGGCGGGCCGCGGCGGCATCTTCGCCGATTACCGCCTGCGCATCGCCAGTGTCCTGCGCGACTACGGCATGTTCGAACGCGGCGAGGCGCCGGCCGACAGCCGCAGGGTTCATGATGCGGTGTGA
- a CDS encoding site-specific DNA-methyltransferase, giving the protein MASVFPLADLKASVKADSWVDTIIKGDCVSALEALPNHSVDVIFADPPYNLQLGGTLHRPDQSLVDAVDDEWDQFASFEAYDAFTRAWLLACRRVLKPTGSIWVIGSYHNIFRVGATLQDLNFWILNDIIWRKTNPMPNFKGRRFQNAHETMIWASPNAKAKGYTFNYDAMKAANDDVQMRSDWLFPICNGNERLKGEDGKKVHPTQKPEALLARVIMASTKPGDIVLDPFFGSGTTGAVAKRLGRHFVGIEREQEYIDAASARIAAIEPLGKAELTVMTGKKAEVRVAFNVLVESGLIKPGQVLTDAKRRYSAIVRADGTVASGGEAGSIHRLGAKVQGLDACNGWTFWHFEDGQSLRPIDELRSVIRSDLAKVD; this is encoded by the coding sequence ATGGCGTCAGTTTTTCCGCTTGCCGACCTCAAGGCTTCCGTCAAGGCGGACTCCTGGGTTGACACGATCATCAAGGGCGACTGCGTGAGCGCCCTTGAAGCCTTGCCCAACCACTCCGTCGACGTGATCTTCGCCGACCCGCCCTATAATCTCCAGCTCGGCGGAACGCTGCATCGTCCCGACCAGTCGCTGGTCGATGCGGTCGATGACGAATGGGATCAGTTCGCCTCTTTCGAGGCCTATGACGCCTTCACCCGTGCCTGGCTGCTCGCCTGCCGCCGGGTGCTGAAACCGACAGGCTCGATCTGGGTGATCGGCTCTTACCACAATATCTTCCGCGTCGGCGCCACGCTGCAGGATCTGAATTTCTGGATCCTGAACGACATCATCTGGCGCAAGACCAATCCGATGCCGAATTTCAAGGGCCGCCGTTTCCAGAACGCCCATGAGACGATGATCTGGGCAAGTCCGAATGCCAAGGCCAAGGGCTATACCTTCAACTACGACGCGATGAAGGCCGCCAATGACGACGTCCAGATGCGCTCCGACTGGCTGTTCCCGATCTGCAACGGCAATGAGCGGCTGAAGGGCGAGGACGGCAAGAAGGTGCATCCGACGCAGAAGCCGGAAGCGCTGCTTGCCCGCGTCATCATGGCCTCGACCAAGCCCGGCGATATCGTGCTCGATCCCTTCTTCGGCTCGGGAACGACGGGCGCCGTCGCCAAGCGCCTCGGCCGCCACTTCGTCGGGATCGAGCGCGAGCAGGAATATATCGATGCGGCTTCGGCTCGCATCGCCGCCATCGAGCCGCTCGGCAAGGCGGAACTCACCGTAATGACCGGCAAGAAGGCCGAGGTTCGCGTCGCCTTCAACGTGCTTGTCGAAAGCGGCCTGATCAAGCCCGGCCAGGTGCTGACCGACGCCAAGCGCCGCTACAGCGCGATCGTGCGCGCCGATGGCACGGTAGCCTCGGGCGGCGAGGCCGGCTCCATTCATCGTCTCGGCGCCAAGGTGCAGGGGCTCGATGCATGCAACGGATGGACCTTCTGGCACTTCGAAGACGGGCAGTCCCTGCGCCCGATCGACGAGCTCAGGTCCGTCATCCGCAGTGATCTGGCAAAGGTGGATTGA
- a CDS encoding chromosome segregation SMC family protein: protein MKFNKLRLVGFKSFVEPTEFIIERGLTGVVGPNGCGKSNLVEALRWVMGENSYKNMRASGMDDVIFSGSGNRPARNTAEVALYLDNGERTAPAAFNDSDEIQVTRRIEREQGSLYRINGKESRAKDVQLLFADASTGARSPSMVGQGRIGELIQAKPQARRQLLEEAAGISGLHSRRHEAELRLRAAETNLERLDDVTSQLESQIESLKRQARQANRFKTLSADIRAREAMLLHIRWVQAKEAEAEADSALNQATVIVAEKAQIQMEAAKQQGIASLKLPELREGEARAAAALQRLQIARSQLEEDAGRILRRRDELTRRLAQLAEDIRREERLVADNAVILAKLDAEEAEISQILADSGRFAEETREAFEGAAAKLADSERIFTQLTAERAEAAAGRNQLERAIRDLADRRMRLERQMHEANAELSAIAEKISGLADPDEKRAIVEAGEIALADAEAAAQTVERALAAARQAEALSRAPVDQARSALNALETEARTISRMLAAGAAAGKFPPVAEELKVDRGFETALGAALGDDLESPLDAEAPAHWSVNGDGAADPALPPGVTPLIAHISAPAALTRRLRQIGMVGEGDARSLMAALKPGQRLVTKEGAVYRWDGHVTGADAPSAAALRLAQKNRLAELESEVAIARDVLAEAEERQAAAAEAIRIEERRLAEARDMSRLSARHLAEAREALAAAERASGDLIRRRDVVSEAASQLGTQLEEIGVQEENARIELEDAPDLTLIDERLRFQQAEVATDRGALAEARARHESLARENEAHQRRIMAIGQERETWRQRAASGEDHVATLREREAEAREEAAELEMAPDEFDDKRRALLSELQKAEEARRNAGDLLAEAERIQRDADHKAATALSELAEYRERRGRAEERLVSARERRQESEARIREALNVPPHEALRLAGLQPMQALPDPREVERDLERLKMERERLGAVNLRADEEQKELSEKLEALIKERDDVIDAIRKLRGAIQSLNREGRERLVAAFDVVNGQFQRLFTHLFGGGTAELQLIESDDPLEAGLEILARPPGKKPQTMTLLSGGEQALTAMALIFAVFLTNPAPICVLDEVDAPLDDHNVERYCNLMDEMAASTETRFVIITHNPITMARMNRLFGVTMAEQGVSTLVSVDLQTAERLREIA from the coding sequence ATGAAGTTCAACAAGCTGCGCCTGGTCGGCTTCAAATCCTTCGTCGAGCCGACGGAATTCATCATCGAACGGGGGCTGACCGGCGTCGTCGGACCGAACGGCTGCGGCAAGTCCAATCTCGTCGAGGCGCTGCGCTGGGTGATGGGCGAGAATTCCTACAAGAACATGCGCGCCTCCGGCATGGACGACGTGATCTTTTCCGGCTCGGGAAACCGCCCGGCCCGCAACACCGCCGAGGTGGCGCTCTATCTCGACAATGGCGAGCGGACCGCACCCGCCGCCTTCAACGACAGCGACGAGATCCAGGTCACCCGCCGCATCGAGCGTGAACAAGGCTCGCTCTATCGCATCAACGGCAAGGAAAGCCGCGCCAAGGATGTGCAGCTGCTCTTTGCCGACGCCTCCACCGGCGCCCGCTCGCCCTCGATGGTTGGCCAGGGCCGCATCGGCGAGCTGATCCAGGCAAAACCGCAGGCCCGCCGCCAGCTCCTGGAAGAGGCGGCCGGCATCTCCGGCCTGCATTCGCGTCGCCACGAGGCCGAACTGCGGCTGCGCGCCGCCGAAACCAATCTCGAGCGCCTCGACGACGTCACCTCGCAGCTCGAAAGCCAGATCGAGAGCCTGAAGCGTCAGGCCCGCCAGGCCAATCGCTTCAAGACGCTGTCGGCCGATATCCGCGCCCGCGAGGCGATGCTCCTGCATATCCGCTGGGTGCAGGCCAAGGAGGCCGAGGCCGAGGCCGACAGCGCCCTCAACCAGGCAACCGTCATCGTCGCCGAAAAGGCGCAGATCCAGATGGAGGCGGCCAAGCAGCAGGGTATTGCCAGCCTGAAGCTGCCGGAATTGCGCGAGGGCGAGGCGCGTGCGGCTGCCGCCCTGCAACGCCTGCAGATCGCCAGAAGCCAGCTGGAAGAGGATGCCGGCCGCATCCTGCGCCGCCGCGACGAGCTGACCCGCCGTCTCGCCCAGCTGGCCGAAGATATCCGCCGCGAGGAACGGCTGGTCGCCGACAATGCCGTCATCCTCGCCAAGCTCGACGCCGAAGAGGCCGAGATTTCTCAAATCCTCGCCGATTCCGGCCGTTTTGCCGAGGAGACCCGCGAAGCCTTCGAAGGGGCGGCGGCGAAGCTCGCCGACAGCGAGCGCATCTTCACCCAGCTGACGGCCGAGCGGGCGGAAGCCGCCGCCGGCCGCAACCAGCTGGAGCGCGCCATCCGCGATCTCGCCGACCGCCGCATGCGCCTCGAGCGCCAGATGCACGAGGCGAATGCGGAATTGTCGGCCATCGCAGAGAAGATATCAGGCCTGGCCGATCCCGATGAAAAACGGGCGATCGTCGAGGCCGGTGAAATCGCGCTGGCCGATGCCGAAGCCGCGGCCCAGACAGTCGAACGGGCGCTCGCCGCCGCCCGCCAGGCCGAGGCCTTGTCGCGCGCGCCGGTCGATCAGGCCCGCTCCGCCCTGAATGCGCTGGAAACCGAGGCCCGCACCATTTCCCGCATGCTTGCCGCCGGTGCGGCCGCCGGCAAGTTTCCGCCGGTTGCCGAGGAGCTGAAGGTCGATCGCGGCTTTGAGACGGCGCTGGGTGCGGCACTCGGCGACGATCTGGAATCCCCGCTCGATGCCGAGGCGCCGGCCCATTGGTCTGTCAATGGCGACGGCGCCGCCGACCCGGCGCTTCCGCCGGGCGTGACGCCGCTCATCGCCCATATCAGCGCACCCGCCGCTCTGACGCGCCGGCTGCGCCAGATCGGCATGGTTGGCGAGGGCGACGCGCGGTCGCTGATGGCGGCGCTGAAGCCCGGCCAGCGCCTGGTGACGAAGGAGGGCGCCGTCTATCGCTGGGACGGCCATGTCACCGGCGCAGATGCCCCGAGTGCCGCGGCACTGCGCCTTGCCCAAAAGAACCGCCTGGCCGAACTCGAAAGTGAAGTGGCGATTGCCCGCGACGTGCTTGCCGAGGCCGAGGAACGGCAGGCAGCCGCCGCCGAAGCCATCCGCATCGAGGAACGCAGGCTCGCGGAAGCCCGCGACATGAGCCGCCTGTCGGCGCGTCATCTCGCCGAGGCGCGCGAGGCGCTGGCTGCGGCCGAGCGCGCTTCCGGCGATCTCATCCGCCGCCGCGACGTCGTCAGCGAGGCCGCCAGCCAGTTGGGCACGCAACTGGAGGAGATCGGCGTTCAGGAAGAAAATGCCCGCATCGAGCTGGAGGATGCGCCTGATCTCACGCTGATCGACGAGCGGCTGCGCTTCCAGCAGGCGGAGGTTGCGACCGACCGCGGCGCGCTCGCCGAGGCCCGCGCCCGGCACGAAAGCCTGGCGAGGGAAAATGAGGCCCACCAGCGTCGCATCATGGCGATCGGCCAGGAGCGCGAGACCTGGCGCCAGCGGGCGGCAAGTGGCGAGGATCATGTCGCCACACTGCGCGAGCGCGAGGCAGAGGCGCGCGAGGAGGCGGCCGAGCTCGAAATGGCGCCGGATGAATTCGACGACAAGCGCCGCGCTCTGCTCAGCGAATTGCAGAAGGCCGAAGAAGCGCGCCGCAACGCCGGCGATCTGCTCGCCGAAGCCGAACGCATCCAGCGCGACGCCGACCACAAGGCGGCGACCGCGCTTTCCGAGCTTGCCGAATACCGCGAACGCCGCGGCCGCGCCGAGGAGCGCCTCGTCTCTGCCCGCGAGCGCCGGCAGGAAAGCGAAGCCCGCATCCGTGAGGCGCTGAACGTGCCGCCGCATGAGGCGCTGCGGCTTGCCGGCCTGCAGCCGATGCAGGCGCTGCCCGATCCGCGCGAGGTCGAGCGCGATCTCGAGCGGCTGAAGATGGAGCGCGAACGGCTCGGCGCCGTCAATCTGCGCGCCGACGAGGAGCAGAAGGAGCTGAGCGAAAAGCTCGAAGCCCTGATCAAGGAGCGCGACGACGTCATCGACGCGATCCGCAAGCTGCGCGGCGCCATCCAGAGCTTGAACCGCGAGGGCCGCGAGCGCCTGGTTGCCGCCTTCGACGTCGTCAATGGCCAGTTCCAGCGGCTGTTCACCCATCTCTTCGGCGGCGGCACCGCCGAGCTGCAGCTGATCGAATCCGACGATCCGCTGGAGGCGGGCCTCGAAATCCTGGCGCGGCCGCCCGGCAAGAAGCCGCAGACCATGACGCTGCTGTCGGGCGGCGAGCAGGCGCTGACGGCGATGGCGCTGATCTTCGCCGTCTTCCTCACCAATCCGGCGCCGATCTGCGTGCTCGACGAGGTCGACGCGCCGCTCGACGACCACAATGTCGAGCGCTACTGCAACCTGATGGACGAAATGGCGGCATCGACCGAAACCCGCTTCGTCATCATCACCCACAATCCGATCACCATGGCCCGCATGAACCGCCTCTTCGGCGTCACCATGGCCGAGCAGGGCGTCTCCACCCTCGTCTCCGTCGACCTGCAGACGGCCGAACGCCTGCGCGAAATCGCCTGA
- a CDS encoding NIPSNAP family protein: MITCFIRYEIDPFKKDVFTEYARNWGQAIPRNGADLIGYFAPHEGSATTAYGVYNIESLAAYEAYRARLAADPLGRENYEFARRERFILKEDRVFLKNVSAPHAKLVLP, translated from the coding sequence ATGATCACCTGCTTCATCCGCTATGAGATCGACCCCTTCAAGAAGGACGTCTTCACTGAGTATGCCCGCAACTGGGGCCAGGCGATCCCGAGGAATGGCGCCGACCTGATCGGCTATTTCGCCCCGCATGAAGGGTCGGCGACGACGGCTTACGGCGTCTACAATATCGAAAGCCTCGCCGCCTACGAAGCCTACCGCGCCCGGCTGGCCGCCGACCCGCTCGGCCGCGAGAATTACGAGTTCGCCCGTCGCGAACGCTTTATCCTGAAGGAGGATCGCGTCTTCCTGAAAAACGTCTCTGCTCCCCACGCAAAGCTGGTGCTGCCATGA
- a CDS encoding HAD family phosphatase, which yields MTIEIRHIVFDIGKVLIHYDPNLPFARLIPDEAERNWFFANICTHDWNVEQDRGRTWAEAEAQLIEAHPTREEHIRAFRKYWHEMVPHAYEESVAIMEGLIDEGRDVTMLTNFASDTFREAQQRFPFLTKPRGVTVSGDVGLIKPDIAIYETHTKSFGLDPAATIFIDDAPANVEGAKAFGWNAVRFSGADKLRSDLAAYGVKV from the coding sequence ATGACCATCGAAATAAGGCATATCGTTTTCGACATCGGCAAAGTTCTCATTCATTACGATCCCAATCTCCCCTTCGCCCGCCTCATTCCCGACGAGGCCGAGCGCAATTGGTTTTTCGCCAATATCTGCACCCATGACTGGAACGTCGAGCAGGACCGCGGCCGCACCTGGGCGGAGGCCGAAGCGCAGCTGATCGAAGCGCATCCGACGCGCGAGGAGCACATCCGCGCTTTCCGCAAATACTGGCACGAGATGGTCCCGCACGCTTATGAGGAGAGCGTCGCGATCATGGAGGGGCTGATCGACGAAGGCCGCGACGTGACCATGCTCACCAACTTCGCCTCCGACACTTTCCGCGAGGCGCAGCAACGTTTCCCGTTCCTGACGAAACCGCGAGGCGTCACCGTTTCCGGCGATGTCGGCCTGATCAAGCCTGACATCGCGATCTATGAGACGCATACGAAGAGCTTCGGCCTCGATCCCGCCGCGACGATCTTCATCGACGACGCACCGGCCAATGTCGAAGGCGCCAAGGCCTTCGGCTGGAACGCGGTGCGGTTTTCGGGCGCGGACAAACTGCGCAGCGATCTCGCTGCCTACGGCGTGAAGGTGTGA
- a CDS encoding type II toxin-antitoxin system RelE/ParE family toxin encodes MAWRIEFDRAAERELEKLGHEAARRILRFLNDRVAKLDDPRSIGEALKGSELGDFWKYRIGDYRVIASIDDGTVRILIVRIGNRRDVYR; translated from the coding sequence ATGGCTTGGAGAATTGAGTTTGACCGGGCAGCCGAGCGTGAGCTTGAGAAGCTTGGACATGAGGCGGCTCGCCGAATCCTCCGGTTTCTCAATGATCGCGTTGCCAAGCTGGACGATCCACGATCCATCGGAGAGGCGCTTAAAGGATCTGAACTTGGGGACTTCTGGAAGTACCGCATCGGGGACTATCGGGTGATCGCAAGCATCGACGATGGAACCGTGCGAATCCTCATCGTGCGGATTGGCAATCGCCGTGATGTCTATCGATGA
- a CDS encoding DsbA family protein, translating into MQMSEMQLTKRRLLGGIAIAAAAAALVACNDSKDAADASSSGKTMADGTDVDTMQTAATSAGDMPQSDGDVDMAEVLKPGALPEMALGKADAPVKIVEYMSMTCPHCAHFHNTTFDTIKQKYVDTGKVQFIIREFPFDPRAAAAFMLARCSSSNPEQLSTPEQYFPMVSMLFKQQQVWAAADDGRAALLQMSKLAGFTEDSFTKCLTNQKLLDEVNATRERGSKDFGVNATPTFLINGKRYSGDMPVDTMSKLIDSLI; encoded by the coding sequence ATGCAGATGTCCGAAATGCAACTGACGAAACGCCGCCTCCTGGGTGGGATCGCCATCGCCGCAGCTGCCGCAGCGCTTGTCGCCTGCAACGACAGCAAGGACGCTGCCGATGCTTCGTCCTCCGGCAAGACCATGGCCGACGGCACCGATGTCGATACCATGCAGACGGCGGCCACCTCGGCGGGGGACATGCCCCAGTCCGACGGCGATGTCGACATGGCCGAAGTGCTGAAGCCCGGCGCGCTGCCCGAGATGGCGCTTGGCAAGGCCGACGCGCCGGTCAAGATCGTCGAATATATGTCGATGACCTGCCCGCATTGCGCCCATTTCCACAACACCACCTTCGACACGATCAAGCAGAAATACGTCGATACCGGCAAGGTGCAGTTCATCATCCGCGAATTCCCCTTCGATCCGCGTGCCGCAGCCGCCTTCATGCTCGCCCGCTGCAGTTCCTCCAATCCGGAGCAGTTGAGCACGCCGGAACAGTATTTCCCGATGGTTTCGATGCTGTTCAAGCAGCAGCAGGTCTGGGCCGCCGCCGATGACGGCCGCGCCGCACTGCTGCAGATGTCGAAGCTTGCCGGATTTACTGAGGATAGCTTCACGAAATGCTTGACGAACCAGAAGCTTCTGGATGAAGTGAACGCCACGCGGGAAAGGGGATCCAAGGATTTCGGCGTCAACGCCACGCCAACGTTCCTCATCAATGGCAAGCGCTATTCTGGAGACATGCCGGTTGACACCATGTCGAAGCTCATCGACAGCCTCATCTGA